The following are encoded in a window of Amaranthus tricolor cultivar Red isolate AtriRed21 chromosome 2, ASM2621246v1, whole genome shotgun sequence genomic DNA:
- the LOC130805772 gene encoding uncharacterized protein LOC130805772, translating to MWKTLCAAIVSQGEIVLPVVSSGIASLLLPKGRTTHSRFGIPIDINRDSICKGIQPNSELSALMHKTKLIIWDEAPIMRKFCFEAVDRSMRDALRGGDDGLPSTLPFARKVVVFGGDFRQIYRYSKGNTTRYCLRNHKLFKYMAFILDSLTIGDGQIGGPNDGEVTIKIQDNILIKDYIDPIASIVDNTYPNLLQNMSLENFFEDRTVLAPTNEIVTQVNDVVLSMLPGDAKVFLSSYAISKSDGYATINNGTFSVEFLNTIKCFGLPNHQLTWKKALV from the exons ATGTGGAAAACTTTATGCGCCGCAATTGTGTCACAAGGCGAAATTGTACTACCAGTTGTATCCAGTGGAATTGCATCACTTCTTCTACCCAAAGGAAGAACAACTCATTCTCGCTTTGGCATACCTATTGATATAAATCGAGATTCCATATGTAAAGGTATTCAACCAAATAGCGAATTATCAGCTCTTATGCATAAAACCAAGCTTATAATATGGGATGAAGCACCAATaatgagaaaattttgttttgaggCCGTTGACAGGAGTATGAGAGACGCACTCCGTGGAGGAGATGATGGACTCCCTTCAACTTTACCATTTGCAAGAAAGGTGGTTGTGTTTGGCGGTGATTTTAGACAAATTTACCGTTATTCCAAAGGGAACACGACAAGATATTGTTTACGCAACCATAAACTCTTCAAGTATATGGCATTCAT ACTGGATTCACTCACAATTGGGGATGGACAAATAGGAGGTCCAAACGACGGAGAAGtcacaattaaaattcaagATAACATCTTAATTAAGGACTACATTGATCCAATCGCATCAATAGTGGACAATACTTATCCGAATTTACTTCAAAATATGTCTCTTGAAAACTTTTTCGAAGACAGGACAGTTTTGGCACCTACAAATGAGATTGTGACACAAGTGAACGATGTTGTGTTATCAATGCTCCCCGGAGATGCAAAGGTATTTTTAAGCTCATATGCAATTAGCAAATCAGATGGGTATGCCACCATAAACAATGGCACATTTTCAGTGGAGTTCCTCAACACTATCAAATGTTTTGGACTACCTAATCACCAACTTACTTGGAAAAAGGCACTCGTGTAA
- the LOC130805188 gene encoding golgin candidate 5-like, producing the protein MDWWGGKVSLGNLDFSGAVNKLQESVKNIEKNFDSALGLEDKPQSSDEASGPQTSSNSRNALFDPVMALMGRRDEEIVDESEDRESPEDKTIKSGSKEDSQEIPERTHDLSVVEAKKDDAVDTELKSSTEHVFPSEVVLPPEVVEGEVKEQKNHVAPEIVDEMILSDDSSKVTSDTQEPVTSSESKIQDVVGTTESDKELDTEGKVDGVTSECSDSTQNKIQSYEVTPDQIDNDISREASDEVEALESIQELAVDRETNPEHVEDSSDSHAGILIEQSESIGVKAVAESGSPAKSVNKLPDEIPSNSIQEIVSEESNLNASSEESKSSKEDEGDAKDDNHSRLTHVSDCVELEKLKGEMKMMEAALQGAARQAQAKADEIAKLMSENEQLKAVIEELRRKSNDAEIESLREEYHQRVAMLERKVYALTRERDTLRREQNKRSDAAALLKEKDEIITQVMAEGEELSKKQAAQEAQIRKLRAQIRELDEEKKALVTKLQLEENKVESIKKDKAATEKLLQETIEKHQAELAGQKEYYTNALNAAKEAEALAEARANNEARTEVEGRLREAEERETMLVQTLEELRQTLSSQEQQAIMKEDMLRRDIEDLQKRYQASERRCEELVSQLPESTRPLLRQIEAMQETSARKAEAWAAVERTLQSRLQEAEAKAASAEERERSINERLSQTLSRINVLEAQISCLRTEQTQLNRSLEKERQRAAENRQEYLAAKEIADTHEGRVNQLEEEIKQLKRKHKNDLQESLTHRELLQQELDQEKAAKLELQKAAHIQSSSLSDQSLSTKNKSTLENGQLTRKLSSASSVGNMEESFFLQASLESSSSLLERRNSGEATMSPYYLKSMNPSAFEAALRQKEGELASYMSRLASLESIRDSLAEELVKMTEQCEKLRSEASMLPGIRAELEALRRRHTAALELMGERDEELEELRADIVDLKEMYREQVNLLVNKIQTLS; encoded by the exons ATGGACTGGTGGGGCGGAAAGGTGTCTTTGGGAAACTTGGATTTCTCAGGGGCAGTAAATAAACTTCAAGAAAGTGTGAAGAATATTGAGAAGAATTTTGACAGTGCTCTTGGTTTAGAGGATAAGCCTCAGTCCAGCGATGAAG CTTCTGGACCACAAACCTCTTCGAATAGTAGAAATGCACTATTTGACCCTGTTATGGCTTTGATGGGGCGTAGAGATGAGGAAATTGTGGATGAGTCTGAGGACAGAGAAAGTCCTGAAGATAAGACAATAAAGTCAGGGAGTAAAGAGGATTCACAAGAAATTCCAGAAAGAACACATGATCTCTCTGTTGTTGAAGCGAAGAAAGATGATGCTGTTGATACTGAGCTTAAGTCTTCCACAGAGCATGTGTTTCCGTCTGAAGTAGTGTTGCCCCCTGAAGTAGTAGAGGGGGAGGTGAAAGAGCAAAAAAATCATGTTGCTCCTGAAATCGTCGACGAGATGATTTTGTCAGATGATTCTAGTAAAGTTACGTCTGATACACAGGAACCTGTTACCTCATCTGAATCCAAAATTCAGGATGTTGTTGGAACAACTGAGTCTGATAAGGAGCTTGATACGGAGGGAAAAGTCGATGGGGTAACCTCTGAATGTTCAGACTCAActcaaaacaaaatacaaagTTATGAAGTTACTCCAGACCAAATTGATAATGATATTAGTAGGGAAGCAAGTGATGAGGTGGAGGCACTAGAAAGTATACAAGAGCTGGCTGTAGACAGAGAAACCAATCCTGAACACGTGGAAGATTCAAGTGATAGCCACGCTGGAATCCTGATTGAACAATCAGAGTCCATTGGTGTTAAGGCTGTAGCTGAATCCGGAAGTCCGGCTAAATCAGTCAATAAACTACCTGATGAAATTCCTAGCAATTCGATTCAAGAAATTGTTTCCGAGGAAAGTAATTTAAATGCTTCAAGTGAAGAGTCAAAGTCATCTAAGGAAGATGAAGGTGATGCTAAGGATGACAACCATAGTCGCTTGACCCATGTGTCTGACTGTGTTGAACTAGAGAAATTGAAGGGGGAGATGAAAATGATGGAGGCTGCATTGCAGGGAGCTGCTCGACAAGCTCAA GCTAAAGCAGATGAGATTGCGAAGTTAATGAGTGAAAATGAGCAGTTGAAAGCTGTTATAGAAGAGCTGAGG AGGAAATCCAATGACGCAGAAATTGAGTCTTTGCGTGAGGAATACCATCAAAGGGTTGCAATGCTTGAACGGAAG GTTTATGCTCTTACGAGGGAAAGGGATACATTACGGCGGGAGCAGAACAAAAGAAGTGATGCTGCTGCTCTTCTGAAGGAAAAAGATGAAATTATCACTCAAGTTATGGCTGAGG GAGAGGAACTCTCAAAGAAGCAAGCTGCACAAGAAGCTCAAATTAGAAAATTGCGGGCACAG ATTAGAGAATTAGATGAAGAGAAGAAGGCTTTGGTTACCAAGCTACAG cttgaagagaataaagtggAAAGTATAAAGAAAGACAAGGCTGCAACTGAAAAGTTGCTACAAGAAACAATTGAAAAGCACCAAGCAGAGCTTGCTGGTCAAAAGGAATATTATACTAATGCTTTGAATGCAGCAAAGGAAGCCGAAGCATTAGCAGAGGCACGGGCCAATAATGAAGCCCGTACAGAGGTTGAGGGGCGTCTTCGGGAGGCTGAGGAACGTGAAACAATGCTCGTTCAAACACTTGAAGAATTAAGACAGACGTTAAGCAGCCAAGAGCAACAG GCTATCATGAAGGAGGACATGTTACGCAGAGACATTGAGGATCTTCAGAAACGATATCAA GCAAGTGAACGTCGATGTGAGGAACTTGTTTCACAGTTACCTGAATCCACTAGGCCTCTTTTGCGACAAATTGAAGCTATGCAG GAAACATCTGCCAGAAAGGCTGAAGCTTGGGCAGCTGTCGAGAGAACACTTCAATCTCGGCTTCAG GAAGCAGAAGCCAAAGCTGCCTCTGCTGAGGAAAGAGAGCGATCTATAAATGAGCGATTATCTCAAACTCTATCTCGGATTAATGTTCTTGAAGCTCAG ATTTCATGTCTCAGAACAGAGCAGACACAGTTAAATAGATCTCTTGAGAAGGAAAGACAAAGAGCAGCTGAAAATCGGCAGGAGTATCTTGCAGCAAAGGAAATCGCTGATACTCATGAAGGTCGTGTAAATCAACTTGAAGAAGAGATCAAGCAACTTAAGAGAAAGCATAAAAATGACTTGCAAGAATCACTGACCCACAGGGAACTTCTACAACAG GAGTTAGATCAGGAAAAAGCAGCAAAACTAGAATTGCAAAAGGCTGCCCATATACAGTCTTCTTCTTTGTCAGATCAAAGCCTAAGTACGAAGAATAAATCCACACTTGAAAACG GACAGTTAACTCGTAAACTGTCAAGTGCTAGCAGTGTTGGGAATATGGAAGAAAGCTTTTTCTTGCAGGCTTCCCTAGAGTCTTCTTCCTCTTTGTTGGAGCGTAGAAATTCTGGAGAGGCTACCATGAGTCCTTATTACCTGAAGAGCATGAACCCAAGTGCTTTTGAAGCCGCACTTCGGCAAAAGGAGGGAGAACTTGCATCATATATGTCTCGCctg GCTTCATTGGAATCTATACGGGACTCACTTGCCGAAGAGTTGGTAAAAATGACTGAGCAG TGTGAGAAGCTGCGAAGTGAGGCTTCTATGCTGCCTGGCATTCGGGCTGAGCTAGAAGCTCTAAGAAGGAGACATACAGCTGCTCTGGAGCTGATGGGTGAACGTGATGAAGAG TTGGAAGAACTCCGTGCTGATATTGTAGATTTGAAAGAAATGTACCGGGAGCAAGTTAATTTGCTTGTTAATAAG ATTCAAACGCTAAGTTGA
- the LOC130806825 gene encoding F-box/LRR-repeat protein At4g14096-like isoform X2, whose translation MTSTLVVLKLSRMPLFVPSFVSLPKLNVLEIRRVMGLDDNNIRILLPGCPTIEELVIEESTMEKTRVIDISIPTLKSFPFSYRFVIDISVDCPYEFVINAPNLDYVHVKGHISDNFVAKSLVTLIDAHLDLRHIAVDADHYNIYHHVRELFKGIANIKLLSLSNDSVQVFLKSFRLKSHSY comes from the exons ATGACCAGCACCCTTGTGGTATTAAAGCTATCTCGCATGCCTCTCTTTGTCCCTTCTTTTGTTAGCTTACCTAAGCTTAATGTACTTGAAATCAGGAGAGTGATGGGTTTAGATGACAATAATATTCGGATCTTGCTTCCGGGTTGTCCAACTATTGAAGAATTGGTCATAGAAGAAAGTACAATGGAGAAGACAAGGGTGATAGATATTTCTATACCTACATTGAAAAGTTTCCCTTTTAGTTACAGATTTGTAATTGACATATCGGTAGATTGCCCCTATGAATTTGTCATTAATGCTCCAAATCTCGACTATGTCCATGTCAAAGGTCATATATCAGACAATTTTGTGGCGAAGAGTTTGGTGACCTTGATTGATGCGCATCTGGATCTCCGACATATTGCTGTGGATGCTGATCACTATAATATTTATCATCATGTTCGTGAGCTCTTTAAGGGGATAGCAAACATAAAGTTACTTTCCCTATCTAATGACAGTGTTCAG GTTTTCCTGAAAAGCTTTCGACTCAAATCACATTCTTATTAG
- the LOC130806825 gene encoding F-box/LRR-repeat protein At4g14096-like isoform X1 gives MTSTLVVLKLSRMPLFVPSFVSLPKLNVLEIRRVMGLDDNNIRILLPGCPTIEELVIEESTMEKTRVIDISIPTLKSFPFSYRFVIDISVDCPYEFVINAPNLDYVHVKGHISDNFVAKSLVTLIDAHLDLRHIAVDADHYNIYHHVRELFKGIANIKLLSLSNDSVQLLCVANDLNLSRFPNLNPLALGLGVDICWERLTKKFIKCSPI, from the exons ATGACCAGCACCCTTGTGGTATTAAAGCTATCTCGCATGCCTCTCTTTGTCCCTTCTTTTGTTAGCTTACCTAAGCTTAATGTACTTGAAATCAGGAGAGTGATGGGTTTAGATGACAATAATATTCGGATCTTGCTTCCGGGTTGTCCAACTATTGAAGAATTGGTCATAGAAGAAAGTACAATGGAGAAGACAAGGGTGATAGATATTTCTATACCTACATTGAAAAGTTTCCCTTTTAGTTACAGATTTGTAATTGACATATCGGTAGATTGCCCCTATGAATTTGTCATTAATGCTCCAAATCTCGACTATGTCCATGTCAAAGGTCATATATCAGACAATTTTGTGGCGAAGAGTTTGGTGACCTTGATTGATGCGCATCTGGATCTCCGACATATTGCTGTGGATGCTGATCACTATAATATTTATCATCATGTTCGTGAGCTCTTTAAGGGGATAGCAAACATAAAGTTACTTTCCCTATCTAATGACAGTGTTCAG TTGTTGTGTGTTGCCAATGATCTGAATCTATCTAGATTTCCCAATCTAAATCCGCTGGCATTAGGTCTTGGTGTTGATATTTGCTGGGAACGTTTAAcgaaaaaatttatcaaatgcTCTCCAATCTAG
- the LOC130806825 gene encoding F-box/LRR-repeat protein At4g14096-like isoform X3 has product MGLDDNNIRILLPGCPTIEELVIEESTMEKTRVIDISIPTLKSFPFSYRFVIDISVDCPYEFVINAPNLDYVHVKGHISDNFVAKSLVTLIDAHLDLRHIAVDADHYNIYHHVRELFKGIANIKLLSLSNDSVQLLCVANDLNLSRFPNLNPLALGLGVDICWERLTKKFIKCSPI; this is encoded by the exons ATGGGTTTAGATGACAATAATATTCGGATCTTGCTTCCGGGTTGTCCAACTATTGAAGAATTGGTCATAGAAGAAAGTACAATGGAGAAGACAAGGGTGATAGATATTTCTATACCTACATTGAAAAGTTTCCCTTTTAGTTACAGATTTGTAATTGACATATCGGTAGATTGCCCCTATGAATTTGTCATTAATGCTCCAAATCTCGACTATGTCCATGTCAAAGGTCATATATCAGACAATTTTGTGGCGAAGAGTTTGGTGACCTTGATTGATGCGCATCTGGATCTCCGACATATTGCTGTGGATGCTGATCACTATAATATTTATCATCATGTTCGTGAGCTCTTTAAGGGGATAGCAAACATAAAGTTACTTTCCCTATCTAATGACAGTGTTCAG TTGTTGTGTGTTGCCAATGATCTGAATCTATCTAGATTTCCCAATCTAAATCCGCTGGCATTAGGTCTTGGTGTTGATATTTGCTGGGAACGTTTAAcgaaaaaatttatcaaatgcTCTCCAATCTAG